In Thermodesulfobacteriota bacterium, the genomic stretch ACCTTGCCTCGAACATCGACCTTAAACTCCCTAAGAGCGGCTTCGAGTTTAACCCCTCCCCGGCTCACATAAGCTGAAACCGGTTCATTGACCGAGATAGAAGAATCCTCTTTAACCATCGTTCCGGCTTTATCCACCCGTGCGCCGTCGACAAACACGTACCCGGACATGATTAGTGAAAGCGCTCTAGACCTGGAGGAAACCAGACCCCTCTTAACCAGTAACGTATCAATTCTTTCCCTTTGCTTAATACTTCCGACCCCCAAGATGTAAGGCTATTTGTCTGAGAGGCTCGGCCCTATGGTCAAAGTCCCTCAAGTCCTCCACCGCCTCCTCGGTAAGCTCTCGAGCCAGCCTTTTTGATTTCTCCGTCCCGAGCAATCCCGGATAAGTCGCCTTTTTCTTGCGAGCATCCGTTCCCCTGCCCTTTCCGATCTCGGCGCCGCCTTCAACATTGAGAATATCGTCTATGATCTGAAAAGATAAGCCAATGCATCTAGCGTAGTTTCGAAGAGAGGAGAGTTCTTTTTCATTTGCGCCACCGATTCTGGAACCAGACACCACAGAGGCCTCGATTAAAGACCCCGTTTTTAACGAATGCATCCTCTCGACCAGCTCAAGGGTCACTTCCTCCCTCCCTTCCAGTGCCAGGTCGAGTGCCTGCCCGTTCACCATACCTTGAGACCCAACCGCCCTAGAGATATCCCTTATCACCTCGAGGACTAAAGCGGGGCTCAGGCCGTTTAAAATACACTGGTTAGTGATTATGAAAAAAGCATCGGTGAGTAGGGCATCCCCGGCCAGGATAGCTAAAGCCTCTCCAAAAACGCTATGATTGGTCGGCACCCCGCGCCGTAGCGAATCGTCATCCATCGACGGAAGGTCGTCGTGAATCAGAGAATAGGTATGGATCATCTCTATTGCGCAGGCCACCGGAAGGATTTCCTCGACTGCGCCGCCGACCGCTTCCCCAGCCGCAATGCAAAGTATA encodes the following:
- a CDS encoding farnesyl diphosphate synthase; this translates as MEFDIEAYLSSRKKIVDETLSRLLLDSATPETRLHDSMCYSIMAGGKRLRPILCIAAGEAVGGAVEEILPVACAIEMIHTYSLIHDDLPSMDDDSLRRGVPTNHSVFGEALAILAGDALLTDAFFIITNQCILNGLSPALVLEVIRDISRAVGSQGMVNGQALDLALEGREEVTLELVERMHSLKTGSLIEASVVSGSRIGGANEKELSSLRNYARCIGLSFQIIDDILNVEGGAEIGKGRGTDARKKKATYPGLLGTEKSKRLARELTEEAVEDLRDFDHRAEPLRQIALHLGGRKY